A single region of the Eublepharis macularius isolate TG4126 chromosome 14, MPM_Emac_v1.0, whole genome shotgun sequence genome encodes:
- the LOC129341909 gene encoding integrase/recombinase xerD homolog, with the protein MQGVLSSVAPSTLKSYSAAVDRFVAFTWGAGGGALGPPSQDEVLRYLAHLRALGRAPRTMRRDLAAVSFFCKTLGFPDPCCGFIPRRAIEGWARLAPPLPDKRRPISLPILRRILRVLPDLCWSSFEAQLFRAAFSLAFFGALRVSELVAGSQADTSSRALSFTDVSWSPRQVVITIRRSKTDQRGKGAAICLRAARQGAACPVRAVKAYLGIRPQQQGPFFIHRDLSPLTRYQFASLLRACLETAGLPSSQFGTHSFRIGAATVAAGLGLPDKAIMAIGRWRSRAFRSYIRPHGLSGH; encoded by the coding sequence atgcagggagtacttaGTTCAGTGGCCCCGTCCACGCTCAAGTCCTACTCGGCGGCGGTCGATCGCTTCGTGGCGTTCACTTGGGGGGCAGGAGGCGGGGCATTAGGCCCCCCCTCTCAGGATGAGGTTCTCCGCTACCTGGCCCATCTGCGGGCCCTGGGGCGGGCCCCCCGCACCATGCGGCGCGACCTGGCAGCGGTCTCCTTCTTTTGCAAAACGCTGGGTTTCCCTGACCCTTGCTGCGGGTTTATTCCCCGTAGGGCCATAGAGGGCTGGGCTAggctggcccctccccttcccgaCAAGAGGCGGCCCATTTCCCTACCCATCCTGCGCCGCATATTACGGGTGTTACCCGACCTTTGCTGGTCCTCCTTCGAGGCACAGCTGTTCCGGGCGGCTTTCTCCTTGGCCTTTTTCGGGGCCCTCCGGGTGAGCGAGCTGGTGGCCGGTTCCCAGGCTGacacaagcagcagggccctgtcCTTCACGGACGTTTCCTGGTCCCCCCGGCAAGTGGTCATCACCATTCGGCGCTCTAAGACCGACCAGCGAGGCAAAGGGGCTGCCATTTGCTTGCGGGCTGCCCGGCAAGGGGCTGCGTGCCCAGTGCGGGCAGTGAAGGCCTATTTGGGCATTCGTCCTCAGCAGCAGGGCCCCTTCTTCATCCACCGGGACCTCTCTCCCCTCACCCGCTATCAGTTTGCTTCCCTCCTGCGGGCCTGCCTTGAAACCGCCGGGCTCCCCTCCTCACAGTTCGGCACGCATTCCTTCCGCATTGGGGCCGCCACCGTGGCAGCCGGCCTCGGGCTGCCGGACAAGGCCATCATGGCCATTGGGCGATGGCGGTCTCGGGCCTTTCGGTCATACATCCGCCCACACGGGTTGAGCGGGCACTGA